One window of the Anopheles cruzii chromosome 2, idAnoCruzAS_RS32_06, whole genome shotgun sequence genome contains the following:
- the LOC128268083 gene encoding uncharacterized protein LOC128268083 yields MAPGSSNNQNNNANHNNNRQTGTKPKSKSSKKNSVPQEMVAPTRRDLQQQLNVLVDWAAVSSASSGVQNNSQPQQQQPQHFNLPSTSGQQQHQQGQNILLKPRNNRTPGEGTCYEIDNLSLQDNSRYIPVRPIVRRNLLNEGGSGEQSEPHNTAVGVVIPTTPNSSLQQTFRLNDGATGAVGGSTHSINNLLHGGGGGGAANHHAFQGYGSSVGLGASAPSAPGTSATGVIPKQNPQHQQQHVLNPLLVLQQQGQVGQPRSTSSPLSYRVPDGASQNQLNLNKNSNHHQQLHQLHAVPSTSSGSRYGGVPNASSVSHSVGPVSGGTVEDTLNQIQEYIKLTTHLISSVQFDNLNGGPRPQSVQSISTNQSTTPVPPSASCDELRYRAEPASKNMQALKEQQAHLLRLQQAARQQLQEMEAMRQMHTASVAPPLESFQTVEQVQDGIGSIMERMRVLSTFIANQQELSNMLGPDNEDVMSDQAMLQQKFQELRDKKSQMHTLVSELQTLNLDANRQFDGVEGSSETRNVPIELTHTPATAADARNATKMFLANAAEGVSKGSGAVSATVANGPQMAVNGTGLTDDDDEGAPLNEEESAVLNGTADMLSEKINEINAMKSQLRRLKDMMDTVKLIEGKTGHESIDEEEEDEEEEEEGDEDEEEAQEAAAAAVSGSSQRRSRSRSVSSAPIAAFANPPPLVGPGESEMSNQEREQLNKRVEALQAMTQDLREQAKSIAAERDRLKSAQTDLQKRRNNVTNLQQQVAGQTSEKLTNHVASFVSLLPAGSAAATPAAPQRHHQSTPGPKERRQMELKAELEQKKRELERIEKMTQNIKKNAAAAAAEVALGSALVTNGDDETPVVVGPSTSGVVAQSKRGGPSSVVSSSVESCSGAGSHHRGTPSAPSIPPPPAPSAISGSMQNNTAGSNATNDSKTNSADSGVTSDMFAHAQLESASYQSSSTRSFPPPMPDICNRNASTDRYRQAKRGADVDGGEVGVLDVGVSGAATSSGGAVRDRTSPWPVFGNGTGAGAGLSSSNTGPHSPHYGHHSYAAMHHDLSHHGVGGGVYGPAYGSSWSTGGGPFGGMSNLLPPHAVTPNTPPDPIVFQHIMQTQQMLMNSITQCNQLLWIQQREIHNLNNAVLLLQERLLGTNNSLLFPEPHGPTVAAAAALIRAESTPPSNGSMHVSNAATTGLYTRARSEQPVMAIHQQQQQQQQSSSPFHHQSHAQSGSLPSTAGMLQQQLQHSMQSYHPGQQQQQQQQPPQQPYSPLAMPQTHAMLSPPHCSVNQQIQRNNTNISQIGLPPSGASSGRFRSGVRPPLNINTLNNALYDEPPIASDGGSMINNLAQQTTATSGPMLPLASSPPSSVRFGSHFNNLNNTSNVQNNLATNANNMQPSPQQQQQQNNLNLYNQQQQHGQDSPSSQAQQTQALNNQVLPGVRANNYWDNFRSYSRQNLLSSNSCKSNEESCAYGGGAAPGAAGTGAAGSGSSSGSGCNTINNQLQRNNSNATNQYMNNQTNKYQTINITRNNSLSNANQTPNAAGMCQEVGAGPSQMMGYQQQQDQSFDGTPELDHSTLQHQQQHHHHSRQHHAGTHMQHPGTQHSYPPQPPQHPHHQQHRQQPMGSSAPVQESPQAASPFQHHPHHPLQPPVQQQPQQQQQHRHHAAATQAGSPAVIDPRAPSEHTQQHASSQHTAPLNQSHSLDLGELQFHTNPINLGLANKTHPKASGHKKYPLSLRSCRDASVGGESSGACYVSGGGDMNLASACTYQHDSKSTSKLFEALKENVYQEVKNLITANESRPHFLIQLFRELQLISSDPLRQRTLQSIQELYNRYIESTLQEEAHVNNVGSNNLLTSSSGGPLGVDVGGRGAATADSGGVPLGESASSPPHDALDVDPSVVVELEVVQNYTNLRQQQQQQHQQQYHFVPSPSDIGSGSRPTVDQSANGCSPPVAGGPIGQEQPLVVAGHAHQQSPPLAVPNSEIINIIMGDIVAVINSVDYINDSVLFKIAGVICNHATSSGGQQQNGGSSAADYGPQQQQHHHHHHHQYHYHHHLPMGTAVPRSAPASSSAATSLLAAASFLSAQADETTGTGPGPTVGRLPPPGDVFNREDFLRHLESWNRTDKDEFISNLENFLNNILLRSSAVENEEEEEDEEDAITGSSAMGSQARRPIGDEVQPEAIGSSTGFEDRYGPEHGHVATGDEATGGGGVHSSFVPPAGGRSSVESAVVVSSSSSANAYASTTYDLAEADQVCDLDSSGSNCVPESVAAAAAAISTTTDHPIGHEMPSSNFVDDRWTVVVQKKSISTSKEDDPSGASGSGTVAGSSESRQRTAPPPPHRAAAGSSSAVVNGGGNNGNNINNNWQSEEVADENLDQSEEQLPPSFY; encoded by the exons ATGGCACCGGGATCGAGTAACAATCAGAACAACAATGCCaatcacaacaacaatcggcAGACGGGCAcgaaaccgaaatcgaagTCGTCGAAGAAAAATTCGGTCCCCCAGGAAATGGTTGCTCCTACGAGACGGgatctccagcagcagctgaat GTTCTCGTCGACTGGGCTGCCGTTTCCAGTGCCTCGTCGGGGGTGCAAAACAATTCGCagccacaacagcaacagccgcaGCACTTTAATCTTCCTTCGACcagcgggcagcagcagcaccagcagggGCAGAATATTCTTCTCAAACCACGCAACAACCGAACACCAGGCGAAGGAACCTGTTACGAAATCG aTAATCTCTCGCTGCAAGATAATAGCCGCTACATACCGGTGCGACCGATCGTCCGAAGGAACCTATTGAATGAGGGCGGCAGTGGCGAACAGAGCGAACCACACAATACCGCCGTCGGGGTAGTAATTCCAACGACACCGAATTCTTCACTTCAGCAGACATTCCGCTTAAACGACGGTGCAACAGGCGCGGTTGGCGGATCGACACACAGCATCAACAATCTactgcacggcggcggcggcggcggtgcggcgAACCATCACGCGTTTCAAGGCTACGGATCGAGCGTCGGATTGGGAGCATCTGCACCATCAGCGCCGGGgaccagcgccaccggtgTCATACCGAAGCAGAAcccacagcatcagcagcagcacgtgtTGAACCCTTTGCTGGTACTCCAGCAGCAGGGACAAGTGGGACAACCACGTTCAACCTCGTCACCGCTCAGTTACCGCGTTCCGGATGGTGCATCGCAGAATCAGCTCAATTTGAACAAAAATTCGAATCATCACCAACAGTTACATCAGTTGCACGCCGTTCCGTCGACATCGAGCGGTTCCCGGTACGGTGGTGTCCCCAACGCTTCGTCCGTTAGCCATTCCGTAGGCCCGGTATCGGGTGGTACCGTCGAGGACACGCTGAACCAAATCCAGGAGTACATTAAGCTGACCACGCACCTGATTTCATCCGTGCAGTTCGATAAC TTGAACGGTGGTCCGAGACCGCAGTCGGTACAGAGCATTAGCACCAACCAATCTACCACACCGGTGCCACCATCGGCTTCGTGCGACGAGCTACGATATCGTGCGGAACCGGCATCGAAAAACATGCAAGCCCTGAAGGAACAGCAGGCCCACCTGCTCCGGCTGCAGCAGGCCGCTCGGCAACAGCTGCAGGAGATGGAGGCCATGCGCCAGATGCACACCGCTTCGGTTGCGCCACCACTGGAATCGTTCCAAACGGTCGAACAGGTTCAGgacggcatcggcagcatcatGGAGCGGATGCGGGTACTGTCCACGTTCATCGCGAACCAGCAAGAGCTGAGCAACATGCTCGGACCGGACAATGAGGACGTAATGTCGGATCAGGCGATGTTGCAACAAAAGTTTCAAGAGTTGCGCGACAAGAAGAGTCAGATGCACACGCTCGTGTCGGAACTGCAAACACTCAATCTGGACGCGAACCGGCAGTTCGACGGGGTCGAGGGTTCGAGCGAAACGCGCAACGTTCCTATCGAGCTAACGCATACcccggcaacggcggccgatgcaCGAAATGCAACTAAAATGTTCCTCGCCAACGCCGCCGAAGGAGTGTCGAAGGGTAGCGGCGCCGTTAGTGCAACGGTGGCCAATGGACCGCAGATGGCAGTGAATGGCACTGGGctgacggacgacgacgacgaaggagcTCCACTGAACGAAGAGGAGTCGGCCGTACTGAACGGAACCGCGGATATGTTGAGTGAAAAGATCAACGAAATCAACGCGATGAAGTCGCAGCTGCGCCGGCTGAAGGATATGATGGACACGGTGAAGCTGATCGAGGGAAAAACTGGTCACGAGTCGATCGatgaggaagaagaagatgaagaagaggaagaggaagggGACGAGGATGAGGAAGAGGCGCAGgaggcggctgcggccgcggtTAGCGGGTCCTCGCAACGGCGCAGTCGCTCGCGATCGGTAAGCTCTGCTCCGATCGCTGCCTTTGCCAATCCACCACCGCTCGTGGGGCCGGGAGAGAGCGAAATGAGCAACCAGGAGCGCGAGCAGCTCAACAAACGCGTCGAAGCGCTGCAGGCCATGACGCAGGATTTGCGCGAGCAAGCGAAATCGATTGCCGCCGAACGCGATCGACTGAAGAGCGCCCAGACGGATCTGCAGAAGCGGCGCAACAATGTCACTAATCTGCAGCAACAGGTCGCGGGTCAAACGAGCGAAAAGCTAACCAATCACGTCGCATCGTTTGTGTCGCTGCTACCGGCGGGGTCTGCTGCGGCAACCCCGGCGGCACCCCAACGACACCATCAATCCACGCCCGGACCGAAGGAACGGCGGCAGATGGAGCTAAAGGCCGAGCTTGAACAGAAAAAGCGTGAACTGGAGCGTATCGAAAAGATGAcgcaaaacattaaaaagaacgctgccgctgcggctgccgaAGTCGCCCTCGGGTCCGCCCTGGTCACTAACGGTGACGACGAaacaccggtggtggtcggacCGTCGACGAGTGGTGTGGTGGCTCAGTCAAAGCGTGGTGGTCCATCGTCCGTGGTTTCGTCCTCCGTGGAATCGTGCAGCGGAGCAGGTTCCCATCACCGTGGGACACCGTCCGCGCCGAGCATACCACCTCCGCCGGCACCGTCCGCCATCAGTGGCTCGATGCAGAACAATACGGCCGGAAGCAATGCGACGAACGACTCGAAAACCAATTCGGCCGACTCGGGGGTGACGTCGGACATGTTCGCCCATGCCCAGCTGGAATCCGCCAGCTATCAGTCGAGCAGCACGCGTAGTTTCCCGCCACCGATGCCGGACATTTGCAACCGTAACGCTAGCACCGACCGGTACCGTCAGGCGAAGCGCGGGGCGGACGTTGACGGAGGCGAGGTCGGTGTGCTGGATGTGGGCGTCTCGGGTGCCGCCACCTCGTCCGGAGGGGCCGTGCGCGATCGCACCTCCCCGTGGCCGGTGTTTGGCAATGGCACTGGCGCCGGTGCGGGATTGTCCAGCTCTAACACGGGCCCGCACAGTCCACACTACGGTCACCATTCGTACGCGGCGATGCATCACGATCTGTCGCACCACGGAGTAGGCGGCGGTGTGTATGGCCCTGCGTATGGAAGTAGCTGGAGCACCGGCGGTGGACCGTTTGGCGGCATGTCTAACCTGTTGCCACCGCATGCGGTCACCCCGAACACGccgcccgatccgatcgtctTTCAGCACATCATGCAGACGCAGCAGATGCTCATGAACTCGATCACGCAGTGTAACCAGTTGCTATGGATACAGCAGCGCGAAATTCATAACCTCAACAATGCCGTACTGTTG CTTCAAGAGAGGTTGCTTGGCACCAACAACAGTCTGTTGTTCCCCGAGCCGCATGGTccaacggtggccgcggctgcTGCGCTTATTCGAGCGGAATCAACGCCGCCGAGCAACGGCTCGATGCACGTTTCGAAcgctgccaccaccggcctGTACACTCGGGCACGTTCCGAGCAGCCGGTCATGGCGatccaccagcaacagcagcagcagcaacaatcctCTTCCCCCTTCCATCACCAATCCCATGCCCAGTCGGGTTCCTTACCGTCCACCGCCGGTATGCTTCAGCAGCAATTGCAGCATTCGATGCAATCCTATcaccccggccagcagcagcagcagcagcagcagccgccgcagcaaccGTACAGTCCGCTTGCGATGCCCCAAACCCATGCGATGCTATCGCCGC ccCACTGCTCGGTGAATCAGCAAATTCAGCGTAACAATACTAACATCTCGCAGATTGGTCTCCCACCGAGCGGAGCCAGTTCGGGACGGTTTCGCTCGGGTGTGCGCCCGCCGCTAAACATTAACACGCTTAACAATGCTCTGTACGACGAGCCACCGATCGCGAGTGACGGTGGTAGCATGATCAACAATCTGGCACAACAGACAACGGCCACTAGCGGCCCGATGTTGCCGCTGGCGTCTTCGCCACCGTCATCGGTGCGCTTCGGAAGCCATTTCAATAATCTaaacaacaccagcaacgtCCAGAACAATCTGGCCACCAACGCCAACAATATGCAGCCTtcgccacagcagcagcagcagcagaataaCTTGAACCTGtacaatcagcagcagcagcacgggcaAGACTCACCGTCGTCGCAAGCGCAGCAAACGCAGGCCCTGAACAATCAAGTCCTGCCGGGAGTGAGGGCCAATAATTATTGGGATAACTTCCGAAG CTACTCAAGACAAAATCTTCTCTCGAGCAACAGCTGCAAGAGTAACGAGGAGTCCTGTGCGTACGGAGGTGGAGCTGCCCCCGGTgcagccggaaccggtgcggCCGGTAGTGGCAGTAGCTCCGGCAGTGGGTGCAATACGATCAACAATCAGCTGCAGCGCAACAACAGTAATGCCACGAACCAGTACATGAACAACCAGACCAACAAGTATCAGACGATCAACATAACGCGCAACAACTCGCTGAGCAATGCcaaccaaacgccaaacgcgGCCGGAATGTGTCAGGAAGTTGGCGCAGGCCCTTCGCAGATGATGGgatatcagcagcagcaggatcaaTCGTTTGATGGAACGCCAGAGTTGGATCATTCAACGctgcaacaccagcaacaacaccatcatcattcgcGGCAGCATCATGCGGGGACGCATATGCAGCACCCTGGCACTCAGCATTCGTATCCACCGCAACCGCCACAGCATCCACATCATCAGCAACACCGCCAGCAACCGATGGGATCATCGGCACCGGTACAAGAATCGCCACAAGCGGCATCGCCGTTCCAACATCATCCTCACCATCCATTGCAACCTCCGgttcagcagcaaccgcagcagcagcagcagcaccgtcaccATGCAGCTGCAACGCAAGCCGGATCACCAGCCGTAATTGATCCTCGCGCACCGTCGGAACACACCCAACAGCATGCATCGTCCCAGCACACGGCACCGCTAAATCAGTCCCACTCGCTCGACCTGGGAGAGCTGCAGTTCCACACTAACCCGATCAATCTGGGGCTAGCCAACAAGACGCACCCGAAGGCGAGCGGCCACAAAAAGTATCCCCTTTCGCTGCGCTCCTGCCGGGATGCGAGTGTCGGTGGAGAAAGTAGTGGCGCTTGCTATgtttccggcggtggcgacatGAACCTGGCGTCGGCCTGTACTTATCAGCACGATTCAAA ATCCACGTCGAAACTGTTCGAGGCGCTGAAGGAGAACGTGTACCAGGAGGTGAAGAATCTGATCACGGCCAACGAGTCGCGGCCCCACTTTCTCATCCAGCTGTTCCGCGAGCTGCAGCTCATCTCTTCGGATCCGCTCCGGCAGCGAACACTGCAGTCGATACAGGAGCTCTACAATCGGTACATCGAGTCGACGCTGCAAGAGGAAGCGCACGTAAATAACGTAGGCAGTAACAATCTGCTCACCTCCAGCAGCGGTGGACCACTGGGTGTTGATGTGGGAGGACGCGGAGCGGCTACTGCCGACAGTGGTGGTGTTCCACTTGGCGAGTCCGCTAGCTCCCCACCACACGATGCACTGGACGTTGATCCATCGGTTGTCGTTGAGCTGGAAGTGGTTCAAAATTATACGAaccttcggcagcagcagcagcagcagcaccaacagcagtaTCATTTTGTTCCCAGCCCATCAGACATCGGTTCCGGATCACGCCCAACGGTCGATCAGTCGGCAAACGGTTGCtcgcctccggtggccggtggtccgATAGGTCAGGAGCAACCGTTGGTGGTAGCCGGTCACGCACACCAACAGTCACCACCGCTGGCCGTGCCCAACTCGGAGATCATCAACATAATTATGGGCGACATTGTGGCGGTGATCAACTCGGTGGATTACATCAACGATTCGGTGCTGTTCAAAATCGCGGGAGTTATCTGTAATCATGCCACGAGCAGTGGCGGGCAGCAACAGAACGGAGGCAGCAGCGCGGCCGATTAcggaccgcagcagcagcaacatcatcatcaccatcatcaccagtATCACTATCATCACCATCTTCCGATGGGCACTGCGGTGCCCCGATCAGCACCAGCGTCATCCTCCGCTGCCACTTCCCTACTGGCGGCGGCCTCGTTCTTGTCCGCGCAAGCAGACGAAACGACCGGTACTGGCCCTGGCCCTACCGTGGGTCGTCTTCCGCCGCCCGGCGATGTGTTTAACCGGGAGGACTTCTTGCGCCATCTGGAGAGCTGGAATCGGACCGATAAGGATGAGTTTATATCGaatttggaaaactttttgaacaacatTCTGTTGCGATCGTCTGCGGTGGAgaacgaggaggaggaagaggacgaagaAGATGCCATCACTGGTAGCAGTGCGATGGGCAGTCAGGCAAGGCGTCCGATCGGTGACGAAGTTCAACCGGAGGCGATCGGTTCGTCTACTGGCTTCGAAGACCGGTACGGTCCGGAGCATGGCCATGTTGCTACTGGCGATGAAgctaccggtggtggtggtgtacaCTCATCATTCGTACCTCCAGCCGGCGGCCGATCGTCGGTAGAGTCGGCCGTGGTGGTCAGCAGTTCGAGCTCGGCAAACGCGTACGCTTCCACAACGTACGATCTGGCGGAAGCGGATCAGGTGTGCGATCTGGACTCTTCCGGTTCGAACTGTGTGCCGGAGAGTGtagcggcggctgcggcggcgatcTCCACTACGACCGATCATCCGATCGGTCACGAGATGCCATCGTCGAACTTTGTCGATGATCGATGGACGGTGGTAGTGCAGAAGAAATCGATTTCGACGTCGAAGGAAGACGATCCCAGCGGTGCAAGTGGGAGTGggacggtggccggaagtAGTGAATCGAGGCAACGCACGGCACCACCCCCACCGCACCGTGCCGCGGCAGGATCATCGAGCGCCGTCGTGAATGGCGGTGGAAACAATGGGAATAACATTAACAACAACTGGCAATCGGAAGAGGTGGCCGACGAAAATCTCGATCAATCGGAG GAACAACTCCCACCATCATTCTACTGA
- the LOC128278446 gene encoding ell-associated factor Eaf-like: MVFSGYNGASYLPLDNDQSITFYKNENRHFPTAISLPTMATGPGGLRGLTASPASGMGRGGSGAGNHHNMSTTDLLTAAYHQQQQHHAIDGSSSSGAGGGGSFAAVGDCPFVRVQSPAGATALRAPPSQQLYHHRGGGGGIAMCDDFQPVANLNGSSNGYYGYVPTLAPVAGVRSPPAAAAPHGQNNNVLRMTPADNVGTTAMYSTGRSLLSQHRRFQDPAATGGFNNNNNNNEVLYDDRQDDRLQRKRKEVGSGQDDEAMDEALHTGGSDQLSIDEFHPKRRKTDAESMMQPSGSSTTTFSSFPPALGGAYERHLQPVSEMECQEHHHHHPPGQSAIGAASFGFPAHLHHQHQQPHPHSHPQHIHQNHNHSHGGLATVPEASKSKYFDSNRCMMSHMI, from the exons ATGGTTTTCTCCGGTTATAACGGAGCCTCGTACCTGCCGCTGGACAACGATCAGAGCATAACGTTCTACAAGAACGAAAACCGCCACTTCCCCACGGCCATCTCCCTGCCGACGATGGCTACGGGGCCGGGTGGTCTGCGAGGGCTCACGGCATCCCCCGCCAGCGGCATGGGCAGAGGTGGTAGCGGCGCAGGCAACCACCACAACATGAGCACCACCGATTTGCTCACCGCAGcgtaccatcagcagcagcaacatcatgcaatcgacggcagcagcagcagcggcgctggtggtggcggaagcTTCGCCGCTGTCGGTGATTGCCCTTTCGTTCGAGTTCAATCACCAGCGGGCGCAACAGCACTTCGGGCGCCACCATCGCAACAGCTTTACCATCACCGCGGCGGAGGAGGCGGTATTGCCATGTGCGACGACTTTCAGCCGGTTGCTAATCTGAACGGTTCCTCCAACGGTTACTACGGTTACGTGCCAACCCTTGCCCCCGTTGCCGGAGTTCGTagtccaccggcggccgccgcaccTCATGGCCAAAACAATAACGTATTGCGAATGACCCCGGCCGATAATGTGGGAACCACGGCAATGTACAGCACCGGTCGTAGCCTGCTAAGTCAACACCGACGCTTCCAAGacccggccgccaccggtggcttcaataacaacaacaacaacaacgaggtTCTCTATGATGATCGCCAGGATGATCGTCTGCagagaaagcgaaaggaagtCGGCAGCGGCCAGGACGACGAAGCCATGGACGAAGCCCTGCACACTGGCGGCTCCGATCAGCTGTCCATCGACGAGTTTCATCCGAAACGACGAAAAACGGACGCCGAAAGCATGATGCAGCCAAGTGGATCGTCGACTACTAcgttttcttcatttcccCCTGCGCTAG GCGGAGCGTACGAGAGGCACCTTCAGCCGGTCAGCGAAATGGAATGTCAggagcaccatcatcatcatcctccgGGCCAAAGCGCAATAGGAGCGGCCTCGTTTGGATTTCCTGCgcacctccaccaccaacatcaGCAACCGCACCCGCACTCGCACCCGCAACACATACACCAGAACCACAACCACAGCCACGGTGGTCTTGCCACGGTTCCCGAAGCAAGCAAGAGTAAATATTTCGACTCAAACCGTTGCATGATGTCTCACATGATCTAA